Proteins from a genomic interval of Lentimicrobiaceae bacterium:
- a CDS encoding 2-phosphosulfolactate phosphatase, which yields MIEASVFLSPDLYKHNKSNYKNTLAVIIDVYRATSSFSVLFDVGLESIIPTAEIDDLLKHRTNPDLLIAAERGGDKLPFADFGNSPTEYLKHDFKGKTIAYSTTNGTRAIEAARNNKKVITACFNNLSAVVDFIINEKVSELGIICSGWENNPCIEDTLCAGAIIDKIKENTKPNEVFIKNDSANMAYELWKSNKHNFEKLIKKGNHYERLYKRNLLSDLEYCLKIDVSKSVPVLTGDGRLVNGGG from the coding sequence ATGATTGAAGCAAGCGTATTTTTATCGCCAGACCTGTATAAACACAACAAAAGCAATTATAAAAATACGCTTGCTGTCATTATTGACGTATATAGAGCCACGTCTTCGTTTTCGGTTTTATTCGACGTCGGGTTGGAAAGTATTATTCCGACTGCCGAAATTGACGATTTGCTCAAACATAGAACTAATCCCGACTTACTTATTGCAGCCGAAAGAGGTGGCGATAAATTGCCTTTCGCCGACTTCGGAAACTCGCCTACCGAGTATTTAAAACACGATTTTAAAGGAAAAACTATCGCCTACTCTACTACCAACGGCACAAGAGCTATTGAAGCCGCACGCAATAATAAAAAAGTAATTACTGCATGTTTCAATAACCTATCGGCTGTCGTAGATTTCATTATCAATGAAAAAGTTTCGGAACTTGGTATAATATGCTCGGGATGGGAGAACAATCCTTGCATTGAGGACACCTTATGTGCCGGCGCTATTATTGATAAAATTAAGGAAAACACTAAACCTAACGAAGTTTTTATCAAAAACGATTCGGCTAATATGGCTTACGAATTGTGGAAAAGCAATAAACACAACTTTGAAAAACTGATTAAAAAAGGTAATCACTACGAAAGGTTGTACAAACGCAATTTGCTTTCGGATTTGGAATATTGTCTTAAAATAGATGTTTCTAAGTCTGTTCCTGTGCTGACAGGAGACGGGAGACTAGTGAATGGTGGTGGGTGA
- the gcvT gene encoding glycine cleavage system aminomethyltransferase GcvT, whose protein sequence is MKYTALSKVHESNGAKMVEFAGYYMPIQFTGINDEHETVRTKLGVFDVSHMGEIWVKGPNALEFLQYVTSNDVSKLTDGKIQYAYFPNKTGGIVDDFLTYRIDAETYLLVVNASNMEKDWNWLVENNKHNAVLYNASDEISQLAVQGPLALKAMQKLTDTPIEDMKYYTFKKLNFAGVKDVIFSITGYTGSGGCEIYFANEDAHKIYSAVMEAGKEYGIKPIGLAARDTLRLEMGFCLYGNDIDETTSPIAAGLSWITKFPEYKNFINREQLLKDKTEGTKEKLVGFELIDKGIPRQGYDVVDANNNKIGRVTSGTMGPSVKKPIGMAYVASEHAKEGNKIYILVRNKPLEAVIVKLPFYKG, encoded by the coding sequence ATGAAATACACAGCATTATCAAAGGTTCACGAAAGCAACGGAGCTAAAATGGTTGAATTTGCAGGTTATTACATGCCTATTCAATTTACAGGTATAAACGATGAACACGAAACAGTACGTACAAAATTAGGCGTTTTTGACGTCAGCCACATGGGCGAAATTTGGGTAAAAGGTCCAAATGCATTGGAATTTTTGCAATACGTTACCAGCAACGACGTTTCGAAACTTACAGACGGAAAAATTCAGTACGCTTACTTCCCAAACAAAACGGGCGGTATAGTCGATGATTTTTTGACTTACAGAATAGACGCCGAAACATATTTGCTTGTTGTAAACGCTTCGAACATGGAAAAAGATTGGAATTGGCTTGTTGAAAACAACAAACATAACGCAGTTTTATACAACGCTAGCGACGAAATTTCGCAACTTGCTGTTCAAGGTCCGCTTGCACTTAAAGCTATGCAAAAACTTACCGACACTCCAATTGAGGACATGAAATACTACACTTTCAAAAAATTAAATTTTGCAGGTGTTAAAGACGTAATTTTTTCTATTACAGGTTACACAGGTTCAGGCGGTTGCGAAATTTATTTTGCAAATGAAGATGCTCATAAAATCTACTCAGCTGTTATGGAAGCCGGTAAAGAATACGGCATTAAACCAATTGGTTTGGCTGCACGCGACACTCTACGCTTAGAAATGGGTTTCTGCTTGTACGGCAATGATATCGACGAAACAACATCGCCTATTGCCGCCGGATTAAGCTGGATTACTAAATTCCCCGAATACAAAAACTTTATCAACAGAGAACAATTGCTTAAAGATAAAACCGAAGGTACAAAAGAAAAACTTGTAGGTTTTGAACTTATCGACAAAGGTATTCCACGTCAAGGATACGACGTTGTTGATGCCAACAATAACAAAATCGGTAGAGTTACTTCAGGAACTATGGGTCCTTCGGTTAAAAAACCTATTGGAATGGCTTACGTAGCTTCCGAACACGCAAAAGAAGGAAACAAGATTTATATCTTGGTTAGAAATAAACCTTTGGAAGCTGTTATTGTTAAACTTCCATTCTACAAAGGATAA
- a CDS encoding M28 family peptidase, with amino-acid sequence MIRIKTTTFILLLFVAHLATGQTSIEQMRKDILFLTDSSLLGRESGTKQAEIAADYIAKRMKEIGLKPYDSKNGFYQQFNLHFPVIFEDAKLTVNKREFKYKEDFWITDFSGSGTAVGTALELKCRQLNSLNKRSETEFLNKIILLDLANYKDIDNDFDLIDTITETVKTIADKGAAGIIMYNTSDKPNVLLLFGSTFTDTVDIPVIFIKKSSYSKIRRWRNTKISLTTNVERTTTTPTNVIGKIDNNSDKTVVIGAHYDHLGVKLSINSNREEVFNGADDNASGVALMLQLAEWMLYNESINYNYLFVAFDAEEKGLWGSKYFCNNKYINNDSIYYMLNIDMVGRLGVLGDSIQVFGTGSAESWNNILDKISCDDFGVIRRKNSPPMSDHFSFYSNEIPVAFITTGLHEQYHQPTDDEHLINYEGMAKVLQYTRQFLRIAERDRAIKFSETKE; translated from the coding sequence ATGATAAGAATTAAAACTACGACTTTTATACTACTACTTTTTGTTGCTCATCTGGCTACCGGTCAGACGTCTATAGAACAAATGCGAAAAGATATTCTGTTCTTAACCGACTCATCTCTTTTAGGTCGTGAATCGGGAACCAAGCAAGCTGAAATAGCAGCCGACTACATAGCTAAGCGAATGAAAGAAATCGGTCTTAAACCATACGATTCCAAAAACGGATTTTATCAGCAATTTAACTTACACTTTCCGGTTATTTTTGAAGATGCGAAATTAACAGTCAATAAAAGAGAGTTTAAGTATAAAGAAGATTTTTGGATTACAGACTTTTCGGGTAGCGGCACAGCTGTCGGCACTGCTCTTGAACTAAAATGCAGACAACTAAATTCGTTGAATAAAAGAAGTGAGACCGAGTTTCTGAATAAGATTATTTTACTCGACTTAGCTAATTACAAAGATATTGACAATGATTTTGACCTTATAGATACCATTACCGAAACGGTTAAAACAATAGCTGATAAAGGTGCAGCTGGTATAATTATGTACAACACATCGGATAAACCTAACGTGTTGTTATTATTTGGTTCTACATTTACCGATACGGTTGATATTCCTGTGATTTTTATAAAAAAATCGTCTTACTCAAAAATCAGACGTTGGAGGAATACAAAGATTTCACTGACCACAAATGTTGAACGAACAACTACAACGCCAACAAATGTCATAGGAAAAATTGATAATAATTCCGACAAAACCGTAGTCATAGGTGCACATTACGATCATTTGGGAGTGAAACTATCCATTAATTCCAACAGAGAAGAAGTTTTCAACGGAGCCGACGACAATGCTTCGGGCGTAGCTCTTATGCTGCAGCTTGCCGAATGGATGCTCTACAACGAAAGCATTAACTACAACTACCTGTTTGTTGCTTTTGATGCAGAAGAAAAAGGTCTTTGGGGTTCGAAATACTTCTGCAATAATAAATACATTAACAATGACAGCATATATTATATGCTCAATATTGATATGGTTGGGCGTTTGGGAGTTTTAGGCGACAGTATTCAAGTGTTTGGAACGGGAAGTGCCGAAAGCTGGAATAATATTTTGGATAAAATAAGTTGTGATGATTTTGGCGTGATAAGAAGAAAAAACTCACCGCCAATGTCAGACCACTTTTCGTTTTACAGCAATGAAATTCCTGTTGCTTTTATAACCACAGGTCTGCACGAGCAATATCACCAACCCACCGACGACGAGCATTTGATTAATTACGAAGGTATGGCAAAAGTCTTGCAATATACACGTCAGTTTTTGCGTATTGCTGAAAGAGACAGAGCCATTAAATTTTCGGAAACGAAAGAGTAA